In a single window of the Diospyros lotus cultivar Yz01 chromosome 10, ASM1463336v1, whole genome shotgun sequence genome:
- the LOC127811479 gene encoding protein NRT1/ PTR FAMILY 5.2-like isoform X2 → MAAEEAGSHGYTEDGTVDLNGNPVLSSKRGRWKACSFVVVYEVFERMAYYGISSNLIIYLTKKLHQGTVSAANNVTNWVGTVWITPIIGAYVADAHLGRYWTFLIASAIYLSGMSVLTLAVSVPGLKPPQCSAAAVQSGDCKKASTLQRAVFYGALYTLAVGTGGTKPNISTIGADQFDEFEPKEKAHKLSFFNWWMFSIFTGTLFANTVLVYIQDNVGWTLGYGLPTAGLAVSILIFLAGTPFYRHRVPTGSPFTRMAKVIVAAARKWKVPVPGDPKELFELNLEGYAKKGKFRIDSTPTLRFLSKASVRTGSTSPWMLCSVTQVEETKQMLRMIPILVATFVPSTMIAQINTLFVKQGTTLERNVGGFKIPPASLAGFVTISMLVCTVIYDQYFVKMMKKWTQNPRGISLLQRMGIGLVLHIIIMLIASLMERYRLRVAKDHGVVASGGQVPLTIFILLPQFVLMGTADAFLETAKIEFFYDQAPESMKSLGTSYSMTTLGVGNFLSSFLLSTVAHITEKHGHRGWILNNLNASHLDYYYAFFCILNILNFVFFMVVTKYYVYKAEVSHSMEVLRQELGGPAQTVPVQPQPAGS, encoded by the exons GTCCTTAGTTCCAAGAGAGGCCGATGGAAGGCTTGCTCCTTTGTTGTTG tGTACGAGGTGTTTGAGAGGATGGCGTACTATGGCATATCATCAAACCTGATAATTTACCTGACGAAGAAGCTGCATCAGGGCACTGTCTCCGCCGCCAACAATGTCACCAACTGGGTCGGCACCGTCTGGATCACTCCGATCATCGGCGCCTATGTTGCCGACGCCCATCTCGGCCGCTACTGGACCTTCCTCATCGCATCAGCAATTTATCTTTCCGGTATGTCAGTCCTAACGTTGGCAGTTTCAGTCCCCGGACTAAAACCGCCTCAATGCTCGGCCGCCGCCGTCCAATCCGGCGACTGCAAGAAGGCCTCAACGCTTCAACGAGCAGTGTTTTACGGCGCACTCTACACGCTGGCCGTCGGCACCGGCGGGACGAAGCCCAACATCTCGACCATCGGAGCAGACCAGTTCGACGAGTTCGAGCCCAAGGAGAAGGCTCATAAGCTTTCCTTCTTCAACTGGTGGATGTTCAGCATATTCACCGGCACGCTCTTCGCCAACACAGTTCTTGTGTACATACAGGATAATGTGGGGTGGACTTTGGGATATGGGCTTCCCACCGCCGGCCTGGCCGTGTCGATTTTGATCTTCCTGGCCGGCACGCCCTTCTACCGGCACCGGGTGCCCACCGGAAGTCCCTTCACGAGGATGGCGAAGGTCATTGTCGCTGCCGCGAGGAAGTGGAAAGTGCCGGTTCCCGGCGATCCCAAAGAACTCTTCGAACTGAACTTGGAAGGGTAcgccaagaaaggaaagtttAGGATTGATTCCACGCCCACCTTGAG GTTCCTCAGCAAAGCCAGTGTAAGAACAGGTTCTACAAGTCCATGGATGCTCTGCTCAGTTACTCAAGTGGAGGAGACAAAGCAGATGCTGAGAATGATACCGATCCTAGTCGCGACATTCGTTCCAAGCACAATGATCGCGCAAATAAACACCCTTTTCGTCAAACAAGGCACCACACTCGAAAGAAATGTTGGCGGCTTCAAAATTCCCCCGGCCAGTCTAGCCGGATTTGTGACAATCTCCATGCTTGTCTGTACGGTGATCTATGACCAGTACTTCgtgaagatgatgaaaaaatgGACACAGAATCCCAGAGGAATCAGTCTGCTTCAGAGAATGGGGATTGGATTAGTCCTCCACATCATCATCATGCTAATTGCATCTCTAATGGAAAGGTACAGACTAAGGGTGGCCAAGGATCATGGTGTGGTTGCAAGTGGAGGACAAGTTCCTCTAACCATATTCATCTTACTCCCTCAGTTTGTGCTCATGGGAACGGCTGATGCATTTCTAGAGACGGCAAAGATTGAGTTTTTCTATGATCAAGCACCTGAGAGCATGAAGAGTCTCGGAACATCCTATTCGATGACTACGCTAGGAGTTGGGAACTTCCTCAGCAGCTTCCTTCTTTCAACTGTTGCTCACATCACAGAGAAGCATGGTCACAGAGGGTGGATTCTGAATAACCTCAATGCTTCTCACCTCGACTACTACTACGCGTTTTTCTGTATTCTTAACATCTTGAATTTCGTTTTCTTCATGGTAGTGACCAAGTACTACGTCTACAAGGCTGAAGTTTCCCATTCAATGGAAGTTCTTAGACAAGAATTGGGTGGACCAGCGCAGACGGTACCCGTCCAACCGCAGCCTGCTGGCTCTTAA
- the LOC127811479 gene encoding protein NRT1/ PTR FAMILY 5.2-like isoform X1, translating into MVAEEAGSHGYTEDGTVDLKGNPVLRSKRGRWRACFFVVVYEVFERMAYYGISSNLIIYLTKKLHQGTVSAANNVTNWVGTVWITPIIGAYVADAHLGRYWTFLIASAIYLSGMSVLTLAVSVPGLKPPQCSAAAVQSGDCKKASTLQRAVFYGALYTLAVGTGGTKPNISTIGADQFDEFEPKEKAHKLSFFNWWMFSIFTGTLFANTVLVYIQDNVGWTLGYGLPTAGLAVSILIFLAGTPFYRHRVPTGSPFTRMAKVIVAAARKWKVPVPGDPKELFELNLEGYAKKGKFRIDSTPTLRFLSKASVRTGSTSPWMLCSVTQVEETKQMLRMIPILVATFVPSTMIAQINTLFVKQGTTLERNVGGFKIPPASLAGFVTISMLVCTVIYDQYFVKMMKKWTQNPRGISLLQRMGIGLVLHIIIMLIASLMERYRLRVAKDHGVVASGGQVPLTIFILLPQFVLMGTADAFLETAKIEFFYDQAPESMKSLGTSYSMTTLGVGNFLSSFLLSTVAHITEKHGHRGWILNNLNASHLDYYYAFFCILNILNFVFFMVVTKYYVYKAEVSHSMEVLRQELGGPAQTVPVQPQPAGS; encoded by the exons tGTACGAGGTGTTTGAGAGGATGGCGTACTATGGCATATCATCAAACCTGATAATTTACCTGACGAAGAAGCTGCATCAGGGCACTGTCTCCGCCGCCAACAATGTCACCAACTGGGTCGGCACCGTCTGGATCACTCCGATCATCGGCGCCTATGTTGCCGACGCCCATCTCGGCCGCTACTGGACCTTCCTCATCGCATCAGCAATTTATCTTTCCGGTATGTCAGTCCTAACGTTGGCAGTTTCAGTCCCCGGACTAAAACCGCCTCAATGCTCGGCCGCCGCCGTCCAATCCGGCGACTGCAAGAAGGCCTCAACGCTTCAACGAGCAGTGTTTTACGGCGCACTCTACACGCTGGCCGTCGGCACCGGCGGGACGAAGCCCAACATCTCGACCATCGGAGCAGACCAGTTCGACGAGTTCGAGCCCAAGGAGAAGGCTCATAAGCTTTCCTTCTTCAACTGGTGGATGTTCAGCATATTCACCGGCACGCTCTTCGCCAACACAGTTCTTGTGTACATACAGGATAATGTGGGGTGGACTTTGGGATATGGGCTTCCCACCGCCGGCCTGGCCGTGTCGATTTTGATCTTCCTGGCCGGCACGCCCTTCTACCGGCACCGGGTGCCCACCGGAAGTCCCTTCACGAGGATGGCGAAGGTCATTGTCGCTGCCGCGAGGAAGTGGAAAGTGCCGGTTCCCGGCGATCCCAAAGAACTCTTCGAACTGAACTTGGAAGGGTAcgccaagaaaggaaagtttAGGATTGATTCCACGCCCACCTTGAG GTTCCTCAGCAAAGCCAGTGTAAGAACAGGTTCTACAAGTCCATGGATGCTCTGCTCAGTTACTCAAGTGGAGGAGACAAAGCAGATGCTGAGAATGATACCGATCCTAGTCGCGACATTCGTTCCAAGCACAATGATCGCGCAAATAAACACCCTTTTCGTCAAACAAGGCACCACACTCGAAAGAAATGTTGGCGGCTTCAAAATTCCCCCGGCCAGTCTAGCCGGATTTGTGACAATCTCCATGCTTGTCTGTACGGTGATCTATGACCAGTACTTCgtgaagatgatgaaaaaatgGACACAGAATCCCAGAGGAATCAGTCTGCTTCAGAGAATGGGGATTGGATTAGTCCTCCACATCATCATCATGCTAATTGCATCTCTAATGGAAAGGTACAGACTAAGGGTGGCCAAGGATCATGGTGTGGTTGCAAGTGGAGGACAAGTTCCTCTAACCATATTCATCTTACTCCCTCAGTTTGTGCTCATGGGAACGGCTGATGCATTTCTAGAGACGGCAAAGATTGAGTTTTTCTATGATCAAGCACCTGAGAGCATGAAGAGTCTCGGAACATCCTATTCGATGACTACGCTAGGAGTTGGGAACTTCCTCAGCAGCTTCCTTCTTTCAACTGTTGCTCACATCACAGAGAAGCATGGTCACAGAGGGTGGATTCTGAATAACCTCAATGCTTCTCACCTCGACTACTACTACGCGTTTTTCTGTATTCTTAACATCTTGAATTTCGTTTTCTTCATGGTAGTGACCAAGTACTACGTCTACAAGGCTGAAGTTTCCCATTCAATGGAAGTTCTTAGACAAGAATTGGGTGGACCAGCGCAGACGGTACCCGTCCAACCGCAGCCTGCTGGCTCTTAA